A portion of the Bactrocera neohumeralis isolate Rockhampton chromosome 2, APGP_CSIRO_Bneo_wtdbg2-racon-allhic-juicebox.fasta_v2, whole genome shotgun sequence genome contains these proteins:
- the LOC126758357 gene encoding LOW QUALITY PROTEIN: cadherin-23 (The sequence of the model RefSeq protein was modified relative to this genomic sequence to represent the inferred CDS: inserted 2 bases in 1 codon), with protein MVHFMFKHEHIACLDYFPWEFIKSNVYANQPGTFEELEDNIQSSIAEILHRFIEYWYATHHKYVLLTIISRSTSXTHNNNMNNEKDSQRRQYTFIVYSPHSIALSYENALPKIRRKCRKVRLKYKNCTYSSSIALLLLITLQVVTCNRPPRFAIDGGQSEIVLRLKESPETAVGSHIYTLKGVDPDNDPLVFGKRPSHDSEVIRIENTGDNEANVYLAKELDRELQDEYSIVLTLTDNRYNDYNYVTQSFLLLVEDINDNAPIFLPYQSAIEIPENSDPCILTTLEATDEDEGAYGQVVYYLQELDGDNDIFSISTYQGKGVLRLTGELDYETKSLYQLRVLAVDRANQGPVNTGTAAILVKVIDVGDQPPEFVQVQAIARIAENADIGTRVLQVRAIDGDRGINNPIVYELDANELFDIDQQTGVVYTAQELDREDTSQQVNGAYILKITATEVPQFKTSASDEMMQVRTEVTVIVTDINDEIPTFRQSIYRCEVNENSQSNTPLSFIDDDVQNIVEDHDIGNNGTFRLFLDPQNDLFEIVPAVAVNEANFMVRVKNAKAIDYEEMKEINFTLFAREIDEPTRWGSAHLQVYIRDQNDNFPEFTKAIYNTTIPENSELGTIVTRIEATDIDSGDFGTMGIRFLNLRGGIAHLLHLNPITGVITVKQPGDSAFDREIISLHYLTVEAIDNVGIGNRNTAQIIINIEDVNDNAPIFVQRHYEAKLLENKADFETPLILEARDIDLNGSENSQITYEIVEGLYRANFSVDPENGFLRPLHSFDYEELLENRRRIRRRADNGVREIDLLVRARDSGIPMLSTVVPVLIYIEDVNDNPPIFQKNFYAKTIPEDLPGGSSILQVMAIDRDGSAPNNVVVYRIQMGASDKFIINSESGVISVANGANLDPDLSEPKKHVYTLTVLALDGGLGNSQLMNSATVNITIKDVNNKPPVLGELPTIRVMENTAVGTQIFQVHAADLDESPIIRYRINRENCEARNEEGTFIKLSEFDFVSAFDLNPIDGTLKLLKLLDREKVEYLKLAINAEDLAAIKGKQIVEAFLNIIIEDENDNNPKFKQPFYRKTITENSINGVLIANILAYDVDKNKTITYSLEGNPAIRNLVHIDPQTGEMVVANKIDHEQYQWLNLTVRASDSGVPPRSALVDVYVSVLDENDNNPYFIGGSKNYTISENVEIGARIGTVQASDADSGDFGKITFLMDRISSQGKFSIDADTGVLSVADKLDRETKDFYMLVIEAWDNYQFGFLAGESRNAFKQIFISILDENDNAPEVFLPTSCVLITEYHELNEKIATIRGKDADDPNSPNGRLEFQITKGNKFDLFELHQIDDWTANIYARTPLLNKFGNHTITITTRDLGVPSNILTKTLDICISDFNDHSPVFVTPLHNTTLRIPENITVGTQLLQVVATDEDIGMNALVRYRLKPDPLGSYKIFDIDSETGQLFLKESLNREKQKIHEIRIEAYDQGLPTSLSSDLDLTIYIRNVNEYEPQFVVEEINVNFTEHADPGSERVKLPDTIDKDEVDDLDDPPSLICYFIVKGNEQGHFKLHPETHILSVEKELDREVIANYSLYVRATENCANDIFQTNRRSDSFVGNNAHTQMQANVGRKQAGFLRNGEYFNRYKHSRNLRSITDDETQNDDSYEFSNENNNLTSEEILLFDSTVVRVRVRVLDINDNPPHFPTKVFTGGITTSADFGTQFMRVEAIDPDEGVNAKISYYIIGDIRQTLSEGLENVKKSPFLVDRETGNVQLNFDPQKGMKGYFDFMVLANDTLGMKDVAHVFIYLLREDQKVKFVFRLQPDELRQKINTFRDILSNVTGAIVNIDEIKVHENKDGSVDKTKTDLYMHLVVREDNSIYEVPEVLKLIDLHIEHLDNLFKELNVLDTQAAEAELLIAGPPKPMFVWLIFTNLFLATLLVVTLALCASQRKGYKRQLRAAKVNIFRNSSLSLHNNIEPATRVPNTNKHSVQGSNPIWLKGYENEWFRNDENLSQGGQDSLDDNFLAIGAQDIHETLKGTAKLFNHTNDLNRHFNVYNQIDKLTNNAQILARKLETTEL; from the exons atggtgcATTTCATGTTTAAACATGAGCACATTGCGTGTCTAGATTATTTTCCCTGGGAGTTTATTAAATCAAATGTTTACGCCAATCAACCAGGAACGTTCGAGGAGCTCGAAGACAATATTCAGTCCAGTATTGCCGAAATACTGCATCGGTTCATCGAATATTGGT ACGCGACTCATCATAAATATGTTCTTCTGACGATTATATCAAGAAGTACCTC TACTCACAACAATAATATGAACAACGAAAAAGACTCCCAACGTCGCCAGTATACTTTCATCGTGTACAGTCCACATTCTATAGCATTAAGCTACGAAAATGCATTACCAAAGATCAGAAGAAAATGCAGGAAAGTACGATTAAAATACAAGAATTGCACATACTCAAGTTCAATTGCTTTACTGCTTTTGATCACACTGCAAGTGGTGACGTGTAACCGACCCCCAAGATTTGCCATCGACGGTGGCCAATCTGAAATCGTTTTACGACTGAAGGAGAGTCCGGAGACTGCAGTAG GTTCCCATATATACACGCTTAAAGGCGTAGATCCTGATAATGATCCTTTAGTGTTTGGTAAACGTCCATCGCATGACAGCGAAGTAATTCGCATTGAGAACACAGGCGATAATGAAGCTAATGTCTATTTGGCCAAAGAATTAGATAGAGAG TTACAAGACGAGTACTCCATAGTATTGACGCTAACGGATAACCGCTACAACGACTATAATTATGTCACGCAAAGTTTCTTACTATTAGTGGAGGATATTAACGATAATGCACCCATATTTTTACCATATCAAAGCGCCATAGAAATTCCCGAAAATAGTGACCCCTGTATTTTAACAACATTGGAGGCAACCGATGAAGATGAAGGTGCTTACGGACAAGTGGTTTACTATCTGCAAGAATTGGATGGCGACAATGATATATTTTCCATATCAACATATCAGGGCAAAGGTGTGCTTCGATTAACAGGCGAGTTAGATTACGAGACGAAAAGCTTGTACCAATTACGTGTGTTAGCCGTGGATCGAGCCAACCAGGGACCTGTCAATACTGGCACTGCCGCCATTCTAGTCAAAGTGATCGATGTGGGCGATCAACCACCCGAGTTTGTTCAAGTGCAAGCGATAGCACGCATAGCCGAAAATGCAGATATTGGCACGCGAGTATTGCAAGTCCGCGCCATAGATGGTGATCGCGGCATCAACAATCCCATTGTGTATGAATTGGACGCAAATGAGTTGTTTGATATCGATCAACAGACGGGTGTAGTCTACACTGCGCAAGAGCTAGATCGCGAGGACACTAGTCAGCAAGTAAATGGCGcctatatattgaaaataactgCGACAGAGGTACCACAG TTTAAAACAAGTGCATCCGACGAGATGATGCAAGTTAGAACAGAAGTCACTGTGATCGTGACAGATATAAACGATGAAATTCCAACATTTAGACAATCCATTTACCGCTGTGAAGTTAACGAGAACTCCCAAAGCAATACACCATTGAGTTTTATAGACGATGATGTGCAGAATATTGTCGAAGATCACGATATAGGCAATAATGGCACATTTCGTTTGTTTTTGGATCCACAAAATGACCTCTTCGAAATCGTTCCTGCTGTGGCAGTTAACGAGGCCAACTTTATGGTGAGAGTGAAAAATGCCAAAGCAATCGATTACGAAGAAATGaaggaaattaattttacactctTCGCAAGGGAAATCGATGAGCCAACTAGATGGGg GTCGGCGCATCTTCAAGTTTATATTCGTGATCAGAATGACAACTTTCCGGAATTTACAAAAGCGATATACAATACCACTATCCCGGAAAACAGTGAGTTGGGCACGATCGTTACACGAATCGAAGCAACGGATATCGATTCCGGCGATTTTGGCACTATGGGCATTCGGTTCCTTAACCTACGTGGTGGCATTGCGCATTT GTTACATCTCAACCCGATTACTGGTGTTATTACCGTCAAACAACCTGGAGATTCTGCTTTCGATCGCGAAATTATTTCTCTCCACTACCTCACGGTTGAAGCGATCGACAATGTAGGAATTGGAAACCGTAACACCGCACAGATTATCATCAACATTGAGGATGTCAACGATAATGCACCAATTTTTGTACAGCGTCACTATGAGGCCAAATTGCTGGAAAATAAAGCCGATTTTGAAACACCACTAATTTTGGAGGCGCGCGATATCGATCTTAATGGCTCTGAGAACAGCCAGATAACGTATGAAATTGTGGAGGGTCTTTATCGCGCTAATTTTAGTGTTGATCCAGAAAATGGCTTTTTGCGACCTTTGCACTCTTTCGACTACGAAGAATTACTTGAGAATAGGCGCCGCATACGTCGACGCGCCGATAATGGCGTGCGTGAGATCGATTTATTGGTTCGTGCACGAGATTCTGGTATTCCTATGCTTTCTACTGTGGTGCCAGTGCTGATTTACATCGAAGATGTGAATGATAACCCACCcatatttcaaaagaatttttatgCGAAAACAATACCCGAAGATCTTCCGGGTGGCAGTTCCATACTACAGGTGATGGCAATCGATCGAGATGGTTCTGCACCGAACAATGTGGTTGTGTACCGAATACAAATGGGAGCGAGCGATAAGTTTATTATTAATTCGGAATCTGGCGTAATATCAGTTGCAAATGGCGCTAACCTGGATCCGGATTTGTCGGAGCCAAAGAAACACGTGTACACTCTCACCGTg CTTGCTTTGGATGGCGGTCTCGGAAATTCCCAACTAATGAATTCTGCCACAgttaatataacaattaaagaCGTTAATAATAAACCACCGGTCTTGGGTGAGTTACCCACTATAAGGGTCATGGAGAATACTGCCGTGGGTACACAGATATTTCAAGTTCACGCTGCAGATCTTGATGAATCGCCAATAATCCGATATCGTATAAATCGTGAAAATTGTGAGGCGCGTAATGAAGAGGGAACATTTATCAAACTAAGtgaatttgattttgtaagCGCATTTGACTTGAATCCCATAGATGGAACACTAAAG CTCCTGAAACTATTGGATCGCGAGAAAGTCGAGTATCTGAAGCTCGCGATAAATGCTGAAGATCTCGCAGCTATAAAGGGTAAACAAATAGTGGAAG cCTTTTTAAACATAATCATTGAAGACGAAAATGACAATAATCCGAAGTTTAAGCAGCCCTTCTATCGCAAAACGATTACTGAAAATAGTATTAACGGTGTTTTGATTGCCAATATACTCGCCTATGACgttgacaaaaacaaaacaattacaTATTCGTTAGAAGGAAATCCCGCTATAAGAAATCTCGTACATATTGATCCACAGACAGGGGAAATGGTTGTCGCAAATAAAATCGATCATGAACAATATCAATGGTTAAATTTGACTGTTCGTGCTTCAGACTCGGGCGTTCCACCGCGATCTGCATTAGTCGATGTTTATGTGTCTGTGTTGGATGAAAATGACAATAATCCGTACTTCATTGGTGGATCTAAGAACTATACAATAAGTGAAAATGTAGAAATAGGCGCTCGAATTGGCACTGTGCAGGCAAGCGATGCTGATTCAGGGGATTTCGGAAAAATCACCTTTCTCATGGATCGCATAAGTTCACAG GGAAAATTCTCAATTGATGCGGACACTGGTGTACTATCCGTCGCCGATAAATTAGACCGCGAAACGAAAGATTTTTATATGTTAGTAATCGAAGCATGGGACAACTACCAATTTGGATTCTTAGCGGGAGAAAGTCGCAATGCCTTCAAGCAAATATT CATATCCATACTAGACGAAAACGATAATGCGCCCGAGGTTTTCCTACCCACAAGCTGTGTGCTTATTACTGAATATCAtgaattaaacgaaaaaatagCGACTATCCGCGGCAAAGATGCAGATGATCCGAATTCACCAAACGGGCGCTTGGAATTTCAAATAACTAAAGGCAATAAATTCG ATCTCTTTGAATTGCATCAGATCGACGATTGGActgcaaatatttatgcacGCACACCTTTACTAAACAAATTTGGTAATCACACAATCACTATAACCACTCGAGATCTAGGTGTACCCTCGAATATTCTTACCAAAACTTTGGACATCTGTATATCAGATTTCAACGATCATTCGCCTGTTTTCGTTACCCCTTTGCACAACACGACACTGCGAATACCTGAGAACATTACTGTGGGTACTCAACTGCTGCAAGTGGTGGCCACCGATGAGGATATTGGTATGAATGCATTAGTGCGATATCGATTGAAACCCGATCCATTAGGCAGCTACAAAATATTTGACATTGATAGTGAAACTGGGCAACTATTTTTGAAGGAAAGTTTAAACCGTGAAAAGCAGAAGATTCATGAG ATAAGAATCGAAGCGTATGATCAGGGCCTTCCCACATCTCTAAGTTCCGACTTGgatttgacaatatatataagaaaCGTAAATGAATACGAACCACAATTTGTGGTAGAAGAAATAAACGTCAACTTTACAg agcATGCTGATCCTGGATCGGAGCGAGTTAAACTACCCGACACCATAGATAAAGACGAAGTAGATGATCTTGACGACCCTCCTAGCTTAATTTGTTATTTCATTGTAAAAGGCAATGAACAAGGTCACTTTAAACTCCATCCCGAAACACACATACTCAGCGTCGAAAAGGAGCTCGATCGTGAAGTAATTGCCAACTATTCACTCTATGTGAGAGCCACGGAAAATTGTGCAaatgatatttttcaaacaaatcgTCGTTCAGATAGCTTCGTAGGTAACAATGCGCACACGCAAATGCAGGCGAATGTCGGCCGGAAGCAGGCAGGCTTTTTGCGAAATGGGGAATATTTCAATCGATACAAGCACTCGCGAAATTTGCGCTCAATAACTGACGACGAAACTCAAAACGACGACTCTTATGAATTCTCCAATGAGAATAATAACCTCACTAGTGAAGAGATTCTATTATTTGATAGTACAGTGGTGCGCGTACGTGTTCGCGTATTAGACATTAATGACAATCCACCACATTTCCCCACAAAGGTATTCACTGGTGGCATTACCACAAGTGCCGATTTCGGAACACAGTTTATGCGTGTGGAAGCTATAGACCCAGATGAAGGAGTGAATGCGAAAATCTCTTACTATATAATTGGTGATATCAGACAAACTTTGTCGGAGGGcttagaaaatgttaaaaagtcACCATTTCTTGTTGATCGCGAAACGGGTAATGTGCAATTAAATTTCGACCCACAGAAAGGAATGAAGGGTTATTTCGATTTTATGGTGCTAGCAAACGATACCTTGGGCATGAAGGACGTGGCTCATGTATTTATCTACTTACTGAGGGAGgatcaaaaagtgaaatttgtttttcgGCTGCAACCGGATGAGTTGCGACAGAAAATTAACACCTTCAGAGA TATACTTAGCAACGTCACTGGCGCAATAGTAAACATAGACGAAATTAAGGTGCATGAAAATAAGGATGGCTCGGTTGATAAGACCAAAACTGATCTATACATGCATTTGGTTGTAAGGGAGGACAATTCTATATACGAAGTGCCTGAAGTGTTAAAGCTAATCGATCTGCATATTGAACATCTGGATAATCTTTTCAAAGAGCTCAATGTTTTGGATACGCAGGCAGCGGAAGCTGAGTTGCTTATCGCCGGACCACCGAAGCCAATGTTTGTTTGGTTGATTTTTACGAATTTATTTTTAGCCACTTTGTTAGTGGTAACATTGGCACTGTGCGCCTCCCAGCGAAAGGGTTATAAGAGGCAATTGCGCGCCgctaaagtaaatatattcc GAAACTCATCATTATCACTGCACAACAACATAGAGCCAGCAACACGAGTGCCCAACACGAATAAACACAGCGTGCAAGGCTCAAACCCGATCTGGCTGAAAGGTTACGAAAATGAATGGTTCAGAAATGACGAGAATCTGAG TCAAGGCGGTCAAGATTCGTTGGACGACAATTTTCTTGCCATTGGCGCACAGGATATACACGAAACACTGAAAGGCACCGCAAAGCTCTTCAATCATACAAATGACCTCAACCGGCACTTCAATGTTTACAATCAAATtgataaattaacaaataatgcTCAAATTTTAGCACGTAAGTTGGAGACTACCGAATTATGA